In a single window of the Acyrthosiphon pisum isolate AL4f chromosome X, pea_aphid_22Mar2018_4r6ur, whole genome shotgun sequence genome:
- the LOC100573591 gene encoding uncharacterized protein LOC100573591 — MTFYNYNFLCVQSFTLEFGVAVLTAFFTILTLLIVVFNVSELSSMLSGNPIVLVTIFLLLFTWFMAIAGANMRSRTLIASSIFIWSIFLIVWLVLSLYFKILMQNTDFCVSHETRCAPSMWLIGSGGGGGIVVNDTEAPEDDDSSANATEQEGEDDDQRLWTIIDLPEITSKTFHPVRTDVILQATPVAATSAANTVISNQTTAMMIGVNNGCGCERHPRTTTESPPSDLITRVIKYRKNMAMYRQTAEAAIRRKKKEGKKNKEVWEFDNGESDPGKATTKDDSEGEDGGKDEEEEKEEHPATATADPIEYLTMAIFLLLFLYALYVLLSYHDELKYMRYCKCTFLT; from the exons atgacattttataattataattttttatgtgttcAGTCTTTTACATTGGAATTTGGAGTGGCAGTTCTAACAGCATTTTTTACG ATTTTGACACTGTTGATAGTTGTGTTCAATGTATCCGAGTTATCAAGTATGCTTTCAG GTAATCCCATTGTTTTGGTAACTATATTCTTATTACTATTCACTTGGTTCATGGCGATTGCAGGAGCTAATATG AGGTCAAGAACATTGATAGCTTcgtcaatttttatttggtcCATCTTCCTTATTGTGTGGCTAGTTTTATCGTTATACTTCAAAATACTCATGCAgaatac cgaCTTCTGTGTATCGCATGAAACGAGATGTGCACCATCTATGTGGCTTATCGGCAGCGGCGGAGGCGGAGGCATTGTAGTTAATGAC ACCGAAGCACCCGAAGACGACGACTCTTCGGCGAACGCGACTGAACAAGAAGGAGAAGATGATGACCAACGGTTATGGACGATAATTGACTTACCAGAAATAACTTCTAAGACTTTTCACCCGGTGAGGACAGACGTAATCCTTCAAGCTACCCCTGTCGCTGCTACTTCTGCTGCTAATACTGTTATTTCAAATCAAACGACTGCTATGATGATCGGTGTTAACAACGGGTGTGGCTGTGAACGTCACCCGCGGACGACGACTGAAAGTCCGCCGAGCGATTTAATAACCCGCGTCATCAAGTACCGGAAAAATATGGCCATGTATCGTCAAACCGCGGAGGCGGCGATacgacgaaaaaaaaaagaagggaaaaaaaataaggaagtATGGGAATTTGATAATGGCGAGAGCGATCCCGGAAAAGCAACTACTAAAGATGATTCCGAAGGAGAAGACGGAGGAAAAgacgaagaagaagaaaaagaagaacACCCAGCTACAGCTACAGCTGACCCCATAGAATATTTGACTATGGCAATTTTTTTAC TGCTGTTCCTGTATGCGTTGTATGTACTATTGTCCTACCACGACGAACTAAAATATATGCGGTATTGTAAATGTACATTTCTTACATAA